The Miscanthus floridulus cultivar M001 chromosome 7, ASM1932011v1, whole genome shotgun sequence genome includes a region encoding these proteins:
- the LOC136465082 gene encoding uncharacterized protein, with translation MAGVRARTIQRSCTTTVAYQAICFEDTTKIGNKRFTFKKPKWPQWASQPTTLQIFSLKVARIRGGLQWPLHVFGMVAIRDCADQNRNMIFDRSRDNCQILTQDVPYLNLTGPSRAVVLSDPATFEVDLKVKGATESKDECLSFLAVTYINYEGFLSHHLTREYHSRLSTLEFGLGSMTYSLEATIALRITSGEWPSGFRAKFTASTTSISCAEVILLDSGDDKVSVVGHGRNITLSRSVVSVEYLVERLKVCAKALQGDHVVAGRQMFFKPQRDGVSTSGNIHHI, from the exons GCTATTTGCTTCGAAGACACCA CAAAGATCGGTAACAAGCGTTTCACGTTCAAGAAGCCTAAATGGCCGCAATGGGCTAGCCAACCGACTACGCTGCAGATCTTTTCACTCAAAGTCGCAAGGATAAGGGGCGGCTTACAGTGGCCCCTCCATGTGTTTGGAATGGTTGCTATACGAGACTGTGCTGATCAAAATCGCAACATGATCTTCGATCGCTCGAGAGATAACTGCCAAATTCTTACACAAGAT GTTCCGTATTTGAATCTGACGGGGCCTTCACGTGCTGTTGTGTTGTCCGACCCTGCAACCTTTGAGGTTGATCTGAAAGTTAAAGGTGCTACTGAATCGAAGGATGAATGCTTGAGTTTTCTAGCCGTAACTTACATCAACTATGAGGGCTTTCTCTCACACCACCTTACAAGGGAGTACCATAGCAGGCTTAGCACACTGGAGTTTGGACTTGGCTCTATGACTTATTCGCTCGAGGCAACAATCGCTTTGCGAATCACCAGTGGGGAATGGCCAAGTGGTTTCCGTGCGAAGTTTACTGCTAGTACCACCAGCATAAGTTGCGCGGAAGTCATCTTGCTTGATTCTGGGGATGATAAAGTGTCTGTTGTTGGTCATGGAAGAAATATCACGCTTTCACGTTCTGTTGTATCTGTTGAATATCTTGTGGAGCGGCTCAAGGTTTGTGCGAAGGCATTGCAAGGTGATCACGTTGTTGCTGGTAGACAGATGTTTTTCAAGCCTCAGAGAGATGGTGTGAGCACTAGCGGAAAca TACACCATATCTGA